The following is a genomic window from Sulfurihydrogenibium sp..
CTCTTCCATCTCTTTGGGAGAATATCCGGCACAGTAAAAAGAACCAATGATAGAGCCAGCACTAACCCCAGAGACTATATCTGGCTTAATGCCCAGCTCTTCTAAGGCTTTTAAAACTCCAATATGTGCAAGTCCTCTTACTGCACCGCCGGATAATGCTATTCCTATTTTCAAATTATTCCCATTCTATGGTTGCAGGTGGCTTTGAAGAGATGTCATAAACTACTCTATTAACACCTTTTACTTCGTTAATTATTCGTCTCATCATCGTGTCAAGTAGATCATACGGAAGCCTTGCCCAGTCAGCTGTCATTCCGTCCGTACTTTCTACTGCTCTGATTGCTATAACTTTCTCGTAAGTTCTATAATCTCCCATTACTCCGACTGTATGAATTGGCAGTAAAACTGCAAAAGATTGCCATAAATCTTTATAAAGTCCTGCTTTTTTAATTTCTTCTAAAACTATTGCATCTGCTTCTCTTAAAATATTTAAATCATTTTCATTTACTTCACCAATTACCCTTATAGCCAAGCCTGGTCCTGGGAATGGTTGCCTGTAAATAATCTCTTCTGGCAATCCAAGCTCTTTACCAAGCTCTCTTACTTCATCTTTGAATAACTCTCTTAGCGGTTCTATAAGCTTTAGGTTCATTCTCTCCGGTAGCCCGCCAACGTTATGGTGAGTTTTAATAACTGCCGACGGTCCTTTGACTGATACGCTTTCTATAACGTCTGGGTACAATGTGCCCTGAACTAAGTATTCTACATCTTTTAATTTTTTCGCTTCTTCTTCAAAGACTTCTATAAAAAGATTGCCGATTATCTTTCTTTTTTGCTCCGGGTCTGTAATTCCTTTTAATGCCTTTAAAAATCTATCTTTTGCATCTACTACTATTAATGGAATATGGAAATTGTCTCTAAATGTTTTTTCTACCTGTTCTCTTTCACCTTTTCTCAAAAGTCCATTGTCAACAAAGATGCAAGTTAAATTATCTCCAATCGCATTATGAACCAAAACCGCAGCAACGGACGAATCAACGCCACCAGACAAAGCACAGATTGCTTTTTTGCCACCTACCATTTTTCTTATTTCAGCCTGCTTTTCCATTAAGAAATTGCCCATAGTCCAATCTTGTTTACATTTACAAATTCTGACTGCAAAGTTTTTCAGCATTTCTTTACCAAGAAGTGTATGGCTTACTTCCGGATGAAACTGAACGCCCCAAATTTTCTTTTCTTTGTCTCTTACGGCCGCATAAGGTGCGTTAAACGTTCTGCCGATTACTTCAAAACCTTCGGGTAGTTTTACTACTTTATCTGCATGACTCATCCAAACTTGTGTATAGTGTGGAATATTGCAAAAAAGGTCTTCATGGTCTAAAACTTCTAACTCAGCTTTACCATACTCATGCTTATCAGCCTTTATTACCTCTCCACCGAAATGATGTGTTATAAGCTGAAGTCCATAACAAATTCCAAGAATAGGTAAACCTAAATCATAAACTTTTTCATCCGGCTTAGGTGCATCAGGCTCATAAACAGAAGCAGGACCACCAGAAAATATTATTCCTTTTGGATTATGTTTTAGAATCTCTTCTACTGATGCGTTAAACGGCAAAATCTCGCTGTAAACGTTTAATTCTCTTACCCTTCTTGCTATTAACTGGGTGTATTGAGAGCCAAAGTCTAAAATCACTATTCCTTGATGCATCTTAACTCCTTTATATTTTATTCTTCTATTTCTACATCAACTTTTTTCGGTGGCAGTTTTATTGTTTGATTAGATTTTAGATATTTTTTTTGGTATAGAAATTTTTATATGAAGATAATTAGAATCTTTATACACATTTACTTTATAATTTAAATTTTTTCTTTTTCTTGACACGTAAGAATTCTTTTTCTTTTTAGAAATTGGAATGGAAATTTCCTGCTTATATATAGGAATTTCTATAACATTTTCATTTTTGATTGTCTCTTTTGGTTGATTGATAAGATTAAGAACAATAGGAATTAAGATTATCTTTTCTATCATTTTTCCATAACCTTAACTTCAACAGTATTTTTTGAATCCTTCAGCAAAGAAGCTTCTGCTGTGTAACCATCTTTCAAGGATATATTTAAAATTATGTTGTGGTCTTTATCTTCAACGAAGTTTAGCTTTCCTACATTTTCTTTTTCTATCAGAATATCTCTTTCATAATTCCTTACTTCATAATCTAAATTTCTCTTTGAAAAGTAAACTTTGTATGTATAATTACCTTCTTTTGCAGAAATTAAGCTTATTTTGTTAATTATTCCAAGCTCTAATAAAAATTTTAATTTTACAGTCGTGGCTTTCTTTTCTTTTTCCTCTGGTATTTGCTCAGACTTCTTTTCAGATCGTAATTCTTGTTCCTTTTTAGGTTGCTCTACTATTTTTTTCTCTTCCTTTTGAGCTTTTTTTTCTACATCAATACTTGTATTCAATCCAAGAATTACAGGCTCTATATTGATTGTTTCACTTTTAGTATAAATAGCTTGAATTTGGGCTACGCCTTCAACAAACGCTTCTTTTGGAATTATATCAGGAATTATTCTTCCAGAACCATTAACCTTTAGTTTTATATCCGCACCGATTTTATCGTATACTTTTATTAATCTATCTTGAGCATCATAAACTTTTATTTCTAGAGTAAATGGTTTTCCAGCTTCAGTTTCTGATGGAGTAATTACCTTAATTTTTCCTATAGTTTGTATCTCAGGCTTTATAGTTTTTGACGCTAAAATGTTTTTATTAGATTTATCCTGAACAACAATATTAAAATCTTCAACTACAAAAGGTAATATATCAAATTTGTACACATTTCCATTAAAATCATTTATATTTACTTCCTTAGTGCCTCCATTAGCGTTAATAAGGAATGTTTGGTTAATATGCGATTTTTCCAATACCGGATTTCCTTCTCTATCAAAAAAGCTTATTTTTATTTCATAAGGATAACCAGGTAAATAACTATCCTTAGATTCTATTACCGCTATTTCTGCTTTATTGTTTATTACTCTAAAATTCATAGATGATGTTAAGGCTTCAAGTGGTAAAACTTTAAGAATTAGCGGTTTTTCATCCAAAAAAAATGCTAAGCTATAAAAACCAGTTTTTTTTCCTTTAACTGTAATAACAATTTCTCCGTTTTTTATGTCCCCTGGATAAATCTCAGATTTACTAATTTCAAGACCGTTTGATACTACTTTTATCTTTGATGCAAGACCAAAATTGTTAGACGGGTTTCCGAAAGCATCTGTAAATTTTAGGTTTATATTGTAGGCTTCGCCGGCCACTAATATATTGTTATACTGAACTTCTATGTATGATATTTCGCCAGGTTTAATACTTACTTGCGCAAAGGAGAAATTAATTAAAAATAAAATAAATAAAAAGAAGGTTCTTATTGATTTAAGATTCATAATTCCTCCACATCAAAAAACATTTATCTATCATTATTATACCACTTTTTAGTTTTATAAATCTCCGCAAATATTTTTGCCACTGCCTCATAGAGATTTTCTGGAATATAATCTCCAATTTCACAACTACTGTATAATGTTCTTGCTAATGGCGGATCTTCCACTATTTTAACGCCATGTTCTTTTGCTACTTCTTTAATCTTTTGTGCTATTAAATCTTGTCCTTTTGCTATCACTTTTGGTGCATGCATTTTTCCTCTTTCGTACTTTAATGCAACAGCATAGTGTTCTGGGTTTGTGATCACAACGTCTGCTTTTGGAACTTCTGCAATCATCCTTCTTAATGCAAGCTGCCTCATTCTTTTTCTAATCTCTCTCTTGACTAACGGGTTCCCTTCGTAGGATTTTCTTTCTTCTTTAACTTCATCTTTTGTCATTTTAAGGTTTTCTTCGTATTCATATCTCCTATAAAGAAAATCGGCGATGGCTATTGGTACAGATAAAAAAGCAAACGACATTACAAGGATAATAATCGTTTTACTCAAAACATAAATTTGGTTGTTAATAGAGCCTGTCATGTAAACTAAAAAGTCATTTAATAGATACTTTACAAGGAAATAAGATAAAAACAATGCTGCAGTTAGTTTGGCAAGATTTTTAATTAGCTCAAATAAAACAGTCAAAGAGAATAGTCTTTTTATCCCAGAAATAACATTTAATTTATCAAGCTTTGGAGTAAGAGGTTTTAGCGTAAATAAAAATCCAAACTGCATAACATTTGATGCAATCCCGACTATAAAAAGAATAAGAATTACAGGCAGTATCAAGATTGCTAATATTTTAAGTGTAAACCAAATAAACATACTCCCGTTTTCTGGAATTAGATATAATGGATTTGAAAACGTATATTTAAAGTATCCAAGAAGATATTTGTATGCAAAAGGTAAATAAAATATGAAGACAATAAAAATGACAAATAATGATGCAGAAATAGATACATCCATACTTTTGAGAACTTGTCCTTCTTCTCT
Proteins encoded in this region:
- the guaA gene encoding glutamine-hydrolyzing GMP synthase; translation: MHQGIVILDFGSQYTQLIARRVRELNVYSEILPFNASVEEILKHNPKGIIFSGGPASVYEPDAPKPDEKVYDLGLPILGICYGLQLITHHFGGEVIKADKHEYGKAELEVLDHEDLFCNIPHYTQVWMSHADKVVKLPEGFEVIGRTFNAPYAAVRDKEKKIWGVQFHPEVSHTLLGKEMLKNFAVRICKCKQDWTMGNFLMEKQAEIRKMVGGKKAICALSGGVDSSVAAVLVHNAIGDNLTCIFVDNGLLRKGEREQVEKTFRDNFHIPLIVVDAKDRFLKALKGITDPEQKRKIIGNLFIEVFEEEAKKLKDVEYLVQGTLYPDVIESVSVKGPSAVIKTHHNVGGLPERMNLKLIEPLRELFKDEVRELGKELGLPEEIIYRQPFPGPGLAIRVIGEVNENDLNILREADAIVLEEIKKAGLYKDLWQSFAVLLPIHTVGVMGDYRTYEKVIAIRAVESTDGMTADWARLPYDLLDTMMRRIINEVKGVNRVVYDISSKPPATIEWE
- a CDS encoding sugar-binding protein, which translates into the protein MNLKSIRTFFLFILFLINFSFAQVSIKPGEISYIEVQYNNILVAGEAYNINLKFTDAFGNPSNNFGLASKIKVVSNGLEISKSEIYPGDIKNGEIVITVKGKKTGFYSLAFFLDEKPLILKVLPLEALTSSMNFRVINNKAEIAVIESKDSYLPGYPYEIKISFFDREGNPVLEKSHINQTFLINANGGTKEVNINDFNGNVYKFDILPFVVEDFNIVVQDKSNKNILASKTIKPEIQTIGKIKVITPSETEAGKPFTLEIKVYDAQDRLIKVYDKIGADIKLKVNGSGRIIPDIIPKEAFVEGVAQIQAIYTKSETINIEPVILGLNTSIDVEKKAQKEEKKIVEQPKKEQELRSEKKSEQIPEEKEKKATTVKLKFLLELGIINKISLISAKEGNYTYKVYFSKRNLDYEVRNYERDILIEKENVGKLNFVEDKDHNIILNISLKDGYTAEASLLKDSKNTVEVKVMEK
- the flhB gene encoding flagellar biosynthesis protein FlhB; the encoded protein is MAKDPRKTEKATPKRKQKAREEGQVLKSMDVSISASLFVIFIVFIFYLPFAYKYLLGYFKYTFSNPLYLIPENGSMFIWFTLKILAILILPVILILFIVGIASNVMQFGFLFTLKPLTPKLDKLNVISGIKRLFSLTVLFELIKNLAKLTAALFLSYFLVKYLLNDFLVYMTGSINNQIYVLSKTIIILVMSFAFLSVPIAIADFLYRRYEYEENLKMTKDEVKEERKSYEGNPLVKREIRKRMRQLALRRMIAEVPKADVVITNPEHYAVALKYERGKMHAPKVIAKGQDLIAQKIKEVAKEHGVKIVEDPPLARTLYSSCEIGDYIPENLYEAVAKIFAEIYKTKKWYNNDR